A window of Drosophila subobscura isolate 14011-0131.10 chromosome E, UCBerk_Dsub_1.0, whole genome shotgun sequence contains these coding sequences:
- the LOC117890823 gene encoding guanylate kinase-associated protein mars isoform X2 has product MQRYKDLYKQQSLALSPRNFNEQNRELQKAARAKQREDRFQSNRIISVSPTPMKSAAPTSPSEEAQPRLTYDAPPKENQKPELASPPKKPTRPDFYLKRFLDWRASKKEQIKCEQNAHRGQPLKAETLQNSKFTHKSRTFKPPPNLQQEQQDAPSFVPPKRHSLYAVIYKRPPTSTAKPNATTSRPPATTSRPHSQATTVQPHPTTSRPHSQATTVQPHPTTMRPKAAATTVQIQPTTARPLTAATTVKPHPTKVRHQPAATTVKPHPTTTRASTAATTLKPNPKTVKHQPAAATVKPHPTTTRPQPVAVKSTRNLQPATVKPAPSHAWPLKPTTATKPKAAAYIGVGSAENGVVQLPNLRTQPFEKPAVSKAITATGRRAEIVKPKPIRGGGGGAAGKFKPSAETKGGAAVTRNKPASHFSTRMKAKSNTSKYVNLQKNVRNRPDLRLELIEAATLELPPNTPLDGRTSGPALATSTQCKSSSALDDFGDITSLSPVAPPSSHKDSASEEPKAKRKFDFSRYSIVETKAEDSLIMTPFAAKDDADPEDVTLKPAEETTPPRRVSDGKPNYLSPYVSVSRGKVNSRCEREKRNSMYLPGEETPVAIRRALESVLYFRLQLKNEIERLRAICSEWEGYSKENEAHLLDTGGMDMINVAIGQTNLLATKKMLQFSGLIDRCEAGATGKNHRPYDGSEETKPVQPEDLEGWWDMLRLQSENVDKRFDNLKRWKQNNWQDPDAVEDAKIPAKPVAKPKAKLGNNLKAKPKPKAKASSSLKQFLRRAHADMKKTKNDEASADTDAQSTPSRKSHQRLIVVRDRRSFSPARTVLRMSVGESRPSIGGNALLKSAILAAAEQNAMNHTPPPNKARQSILKTPGTSRRESRGVIFSTKKNVRRFKFTIDEGTVSDDEAVGGDKLEDCEEDMSLEASGERRSLDHGPAENQQQSEDGNTSRTYTLRNRRVRLRPSTEFM; this is encoded by the exons ATGCAGCGTTACAAGGATTTATACAAACAGCAATCCCTTGCTCTGAGCCCTCGCAACTTCAATGAGCAGAACCGGGAACTCCAGAAAGCGGCGCGTGCCAAACAACGCGAAGATCGTTTTCAAAGCAACCGCATTATTAGCGTTAGTCCCACTCCCATGAAGTCTGCGGCACCTACATCTCCCTCGGAGGAGGCGCAGCCACGCCTTACCTATGACGCTCCGCCGAAGGAGAACCAGAAACCAGAGCTGGCTTCGCCGCCGAAGAAACCCACCCGGCCAGATTTTTACTTGAAGCGCTTTCTGGACTGGAGGGCGTCCAAGAAGGAACAAATAAAGTGCGAGCAAAATGCGCATCGTGGCCAGCCGTTGAAAGCGGAAACATTACAAAATTCTAAATTCACACACAAATCCAGAACATTTAAACCTCCGCCGAACCtccagcaagagcagcaggatGCGCCATCATTCGTGCCGCCAAAAAGGCACTCATTATACGCGGTCATATATAAAAGGCCTCCTACGAGCACTGCAAAGCCTAATGCAACAACATCGCGTCCTCCGGCAACCACATCACGTCCGCATTCTCAGGCCACTACAGTACAGCCTCATCCAACCACATCACGTCCGCATTCTCAGGCCACTACAGTACAGCCTCATCCAACCACAATGCGCCccaaggcagcggcaaccACAGTACAAATTCAGCCAACTACAGCGCGACCCCTGACTGCGGCAACCACTGTAAAGCCCCATCCAACCAAAGTCAGGCACCAACCTGCGGCAACCACAGTCAAGCCACATCCAACCACAACGCGCGCTTCGACTGCGGCAACCACACTAAAGCCCAATCCAAAAACAGTAAAGCATCAACCTGCGGCAGCCACAGTAAAGCCACATCCAACCACAACGCGCCCTCAGCCAGTCGCTGTGAAGTCAACTAGAAATCTGCAGCCAGCGACAGTGAAGCCTGCACCGTCACATGCATGGCCCTTGAAGCCTACAACAGCAACGAAGCCCAAGGCAGCAGCATATATTGGCGTTGGCTCTGCTGAGAATGGAGTTGTTCAATTGCCAAATCTGAGGACACAACCATTTGAGAAGCCGGCCGTGAGCAAAGCCATCACGGCGACTGGTCGCCGTGCCGAGATTgtgaagccaaagccaattcgtggaggcggtggaggagctgcgggCAAGTTTAAGCCAAGTGCAGAGACAAAAGGAGGGGCTGCTGTGACAAGAAACAAGCCTGCCAGTCACTTTTCGACGAGAATGAAGGCCAAGAGCAACACCAGCAAGTACGTGAATCTTCAAAAGAATGTGCGTAACCGGCCGGATCTCAGGCTGGAGCTGATTGAGGCTGCGACCCTTGAGTTGCCTCCCAATACGCCACTGGATGGAAGAACAAGTGGCCCAGCCCTGGCCACGTCCACGCAGTGCAAGTCAAGCAGTGCTCTGGACGACTTTGGTGACATCACAAGCCTAAGTCCAGTGGCTCCACCGAGCAGCCACAAAGATTCCGCGTCTGAGGAGCCGAAGGCCAAGcgaaaatttgatttttcccGATACTCCATAGTCGAGACGAAAGCGGAAGATAGTTTGATCATGACTCCATTTGCGGCCAAGG ATGATGCAGATCCAGAAGATGTTACTCTGAAGCCAGCTGAGGAAACAACGCCCCCACGCAGGGTGTCCGATGGGAAGCCAAACTATTTGAGTCCCTACGTGAGCGTTTCGCGCGGCAAAGTCAACTCTCGCTGTGAGCGGGAGAAGCGAAATAGCATGTACTTGCCCGGTGAGGAGACTCCTGTGGCCATACGGAGAGCTCTCGAGTCGGTGCTCTATTTTCGCCTACAGCTGAAGAACGAGATTGAGCGACTGCGTGCCATCTGCAGTGAGTGGGAAGGCTATAGTAAGGAGAATGAGGCGCATCTGCTGGATACGGGCGGCATGGATATGATCAATGTGGCCATTGGACAGACCAATCTGCTCGCTACCAAGAAAATGCTGCAGTTCAGCGGTCTGATTGACCGCTGCGAGGCGGGAGCTACGGGCAAGAACCATCGACCCTATGACGGCAGCGAGGAGACGAAGCCCGTGCAGCCAGAGGATCTGGAGGGGTGGTGGGACATGCTGAGACTCCAGAGTGAAAATGTCGACAAACGCTTTGACAACTTGAAGCGTTGGAAGCAGAACAATTGGCAGGACCCCGATGCAGTCGAGGATGCCAAAATACCAGCCAAGCCGGTGGCCAAACCAAAGGCCAAGCTGGGCAACAATTTGAAAgcaaagcccaagcccaaggcCAAGGCCAGTAGCAGCTTGAAGCAATTCCTCCGCAGGGCCCATGCTGATATGAAAAAGACCAAGAACGATGAGGCAtctgcagatacagatgcacaATCCACTCCATCTCGCAAGAGCCACCAGCGTTTGATCGTAGTACGCGATCGGCGCTCCTTCTCTCCCGCTCGCACCGTCCTGCGCATGTCTGTCGGCGAGAGCCGTCCCTCCATAGGGGGCAATGCCTTGCTCAAGTCTGCCATATTGGCGGCTGCCGAACAAAACGCAATGAATCACACGCCACCTCCGAATAAGGCACGCCAGTCGATTCTGAAGACGCCAGGCACCAGCAGGCGCGAAAGCCGTGGCGTTATTTTCAGTACAAAGAAAAATGTTCGGCGTTTCAAATTCACCATCGACGAAGGCACTGTCAGCGACGATGAGGCCGTCGGGGGCGACAAGCTAGAGGACTGCGAGGAGGACATGTCGCTGGAGGCTTCAGGGGAAAGACGTTCCCTAGACCATGGTCCAGCCGAAAATCAGCAGCAATCTGAGGATGGCAACACTTCGCGCACGTACACGCTGCGCAATCGCAGAGTGCGTCTTCGGCCCTCCACTGAGTTTATGtag
- the LOC117890823 gene encoding guanylate kinase-associated protein mars isoform X1, producing MQRYKDLYKQQSLALSPRNFNEQNRELQKAARAKQREDRFQSNRIISVSPTPMKSAAPTSPSEEAQPRLTYDAPPKENQKPELASPPKKPTRPDFYLKRFLDWRASKKEQIKCEQNAHRGQPLKAETLQNSKFTHKSRTFKPPPNLQQEQQDAPSFVPPKRHSLYAVIYKRPPTSTAKPNATTSRPPATTSRPHSQATTVQPHPTTSRPHSQATTVQPHPTTMRPKAAATTVQIQPTTARPLTAATTVKPHPTKVRHQPAATTVKPHPTTTRASTAATTLKPNPKTVKHQPAAATVKPHPTTTRPQPVAVKSTRNLQPATVKPAPSHAWPLKPTTATKPKAAAYIGVGSAENGVVQLPNLRTQPFEKPAVSKAITATGRRAEIVKPKPIRGGGGGAAGKFKPSAETKGGAAVTRNKPASHFSTRMKAKSNTSKYVNLQKNVRNRPDLRLELIEAATLELPPNTPLDGRTSGPALATSTQCKSSSALDDFGDITSLSPVAPPSSHKDSASEEPKAKRKFDFSRYSIVETKAEDSLIMTPFAAKVTDDADPEDVTLKPAEETTPPRRVSDGKPNYLSPYVSVSRGKVNSRCEREKRNSMYLPGEETPVAIRRALESVLYFRLQLKNEIERLRAICSEWEGYSKENEAHLLDTGGMDMINVAIGQTNLLATKKMLQFSGLIDRCEAGATGKNHRPYDGSEETKPVQPEDLEGWWDMLRLQSENVDKRFDNLKRWKQNNWQDPDAVEDAKIPAKPVAKPKAKLGNNLKAKPKPKAKASSSLKQFLRRAHADMKKTKNDEASADTDAQSTPSRKSHQRLIVVRDRRSFSPARTVLRMSVGESRPSIGGNALLKSAILAAAEQNAMNHTPPPNKARQSILKTPGTSRRESRGVIFSTKKNVRRFKFTIDEGTVSDDEAVGGDKLEDCEEDMSLEASGERRSLDHGPAENQQQSEDGNTSRTYTLRNRRVRLRPSTEFM from the exons ATGCAGCGTTACAAGGATTTATACAAACAGCAATCCCTTGCTCTGAGCCCTCGCAACTTCAATGAGCAGAACCGGGAACTCCAGAAAGCGGCGCGTGCCAAACAACGCGAAGATCGTTTTCAAAGCAACCGCATTATTAGCGTTAGTCCCACTCCCATGAAGTCTGCGGCACCTACATCTCCCTCGGAGGAGGCGCAGCCACGCCTTACCTATGACGCTCCGCCGAAGGAGAACCAGAAACCAGAGCTGGCTTCGCCGCCGAAGAAACCCACCCGGCCAGATTTTTACTTGAAGCGCTTTCTGGACTGGAGGGCGTCCAAGAAGGAACAAATAAAGTGCGAGCAAAATGCGCATCGTGGCCAGCCGTTGAAAGCGGAAACATTACAAAATTCTAAATTCACACACAAATCCAGAACATTTAAACCTCCGCCGAACCtccagcaagagcagcaggatGCGCCATCATTCGTGCCGCCAAAAAGGCACTCATTATACGCGGTCATATATAAAAGGCCTCCTACGAGCACTGCAAAGCCTAATGCAACAACATCGCGTCCTCCGGCAACCACATCACGTCCGCATTCTCAGGCCACTACAGTACAGCCTCATCCAACCACATCACGTCCGCATTCTCAGGCCACTACAGTACAGCCTCATCCAACCACAATGCGCCccaaggcagcggcaaccACAGTACAAATTCAGCCAACTACAGCGCGACCCCTGACTGCGGCAACCACTGTAAAGCCCCATCCAACCAAAGTCAGGCACCAACCTGCGGCAACCACAGTCAAGCCACATCCAACCACAACGCGCGCTTCGACTGCGGCAACCACACTAAAGCCCAATCCAAAAACAGTAAAGCATCAACCTGCGGCAGCCACAGTAAAGCCACATCCAACCACAACGCGCCCTCAGCCAGTCGCTGTGAAGTCAACTAGAAATCTGCAGCCAGCGACAGTGAAGCCTGCACCGTCACATGCATGGCCCTTGAAGCCTACAACAGCAACGAAGCCCAAGGCAGCAGCATATATTGGCGTTGGCTCTGCTGAGAATGGAGTTGTTCAATTGCCAAATCTGAGGACACAACCATTTGAGAAGCCGGCCGTGAGCAAAGCCATCACGGCGACTGGTCGCCGTGCCGAGATTgtgaagccaaagccaattcgtggaggcggtggaggagctgcgggCAAGTTTAAGCCAAGTGCAGAGACAAAAGGAGGGGCTGCTGTGACAAGAAACAAGCCTGCCAGTCACTTTTCGACGAGAATGAAGGCCAAGAGCAACACCAGCAAGTACGTGAATCTTCAAAAGAATGTGCGTAACCGGCCGGATCTCAGGCTGGAGCTGATTGAGGCTGCGACCCTTGAGTTGCCTCCCAATACGCCACTGGATGGAAGAACAAGTGGCCCAGCCCTGGCCACGTCCACGCAGTGCAAGTCAAGCAGTGCTCTGGACGACTTTGGTGACATCACAAGCCTAAGTCCAGTGGCTCCACCGAGCAGCCACAAAGATTCCGCGTCTGAGGAGCCGAAGGCCAAGcgaaaatttgatttttcccGATACTCCATAGTCGAGACGAAAGCGGAAGATAGTTTGATCATGACTCCATTTGCGGCCAAGG TTACAGATGATGCAGATCCAGAAGATGTTACTCTGAAGCCAGCTGAGGAAACAACGCCCCCACGCAGGGTGTCCGATGGGAAGCCAAACTATTTGAGTCCCTACGTGAGCGTTTCGCGCGGCAAAGTCAACTCTCGCTGTGAGCGGGAGAAGCGAAATAGCATGTACTTGCCCGGTGAGGAGACTCCTGTGGCCATACGGAGAGCTCTCGAGTCGGTGCTCTATTTTCGCCTACAGCTGAAGAACGAGATTGAGCGACTGCGTGCCATCTGCAGTGAGTGGGAAGGCTATAGTAAGGAGAATGAGGCGCATCTGCTGGATACGGGCGGCATGGATATGATCAATGTGGCCATTGGACAGACCAATCTGCTCGCTACCAAGAAAATGCTGCAGTTCAGCGGTCTGATTGACCGCTGCGAGGCGGGAGCTACGGGCAAGAACCATCGACCCTATGACGGCAGCGAGGAGACGAAGCCCGTGCAGCCAGAGGATCTGGAGGGGTGGTGGGACATGCTGAGACTCCAGAGTGAAAATGTCGACAAACGCTTTGACAACTTGAAGCGTTGGAAGCAGAACAATTGGCAGGACCCCGATGCAGTCGAGGATGCCAAAATACCAGCCAAGCCGGTGGCCAAACCAAAGGCCAAGCTGGGCAACAATTTGAAAgcaaagcccaagcccaaggcCAAGGCCAGTAGCAGCTTGAAGCAATTCCTCCGCAGGGCCCATGCTGATATGAAAAAGACCAAGAACGATGAGGCAtctgcagatacagatgcacaATCCACTCCATCTCGCAAGAGCCACCAGCGTTTGATCGTAGTACGCGATCGGCGCTCCTTCTCTCCCGCTCGCACCGTCCTGCGCATGTCTGTCGGCGAGAGCCGTCCCTCCATAGGGGGCAATGCCTTGCTCAAGTCTGCCATATTGGCGGCTGCCGAACAAAACGCAATGAATCACACGCCACCTCCGAATAAGGCACGCCAGTCGATTCTGAAGACGCCAGGCACCAGCAGGCGCGAAAGCCGTGGCGTTATTTTCAGTACAAAGAAAAATGTTCGGCGTTTCAAATTCACCATCGACGAAGGCACTGTCAGCGACGATGAGGCCGTCGGGGGCGACAAGCTAGAGGACTGCGAGGAGGACATGTCGCTGGAGGCTTCAGGGGAAAGACGTTCCCTAGACCATGGTCCAGCCGAAAATCAGCAGCAATCTGAGGATGGCAACACTTCGCGCACGTACACGCTGCGCAATCGCAGAGTGCGTCTTCGGCCCTCCACTGAGTTTATGtag
- the LOC117889822 gene encoding uncharacterized protein LOC117889822 — translation MDQKSSGVLQENKLVNADRPTSMVRGVTRSGRIVRSSWDSNFVYTDNRKCRPKLRRRRRKDNQRLIYIDLDQSVAIVRDKPVADLSLDGDADLKTRLHKFLGLLAPRRRLYNPMESLEPNNSPQKGSAHPSSRLFIDQGQSVATARDKHDDNEALKVQLHKILGLRTPHKRDFNFMDTANEAEEADKVSLHSSPIEETKSKLCSDLVFQRNNSSIQERTTTALKEPKLRVASICQQHKESTLACLEHHPLVYGFVESLNPKIAINMCHPRALTYRNTDFAKCKVDLAEVLYEIFNHSIFHCGLQAKIVWKSRMSTASTSELGFNDSGHRTARVLLCKKNISQASLLIKLLLHEMCHVAAFVFNGEIGHGDNCRKWGNQSKQRIPDLALITNCEARYKYSCPLCSRFSFGRMEFKNDSERLRCHYCQFAVKVERWSRTDPYKLPGLNKSETAFMAFVRENYLLVEDMESTHSSKMQLLNRQFMDKKNTITVL, via the exons ATGGATCAGAAATCTTCGGGAGTTCTCCAAGAGAATAAATTGGTAAATGCAG ATCGTCCCACTTCGATGGTACGAGGGGTAACACGCAGTGGACGCATCGTGCGGTCTTCGTGGGACAGTAACTTTGTTTACACTGACAATAGGAAGTGTCGCCCCAAGCTCCGCAGGCGGAGGCGCAAAGACAATCAGCGGTTAATATACATTGACCTGGACCAGTCGGTGGCGATTGTAAGGGATAAACCTGTGGCCGATTTATCATTAGATGGCGATGCAGATCTCAAAACTAGGCTGCACAAATTCCTGGGCCTCCTCGCCCCGCGCCGTAGACTTTACAATCCCATGGAATCCCTTGAGCCAAATAACTCTCCCCAGAAGGGGAGTGCACACCCCTCTAGCAGACTTTTTATAGACCAGGGCCAGTCTGTGGCTACTGCCAGAGATAAACACGATGATAATGAAGCACTCAAAGTGCAGCTGCACAAAATCCTGGGCCTCAGAACGCCGCACAAACGTGACTTCAATTTCATGGACACTGCGAATGAGGCGGAGGAGGCTGACAAGGTGAGCCTGCATAGTTCCCCCATTGAGGAGACGAAGTCCAAGCTCTGTTCCGATCTGGTGTTCCAGAGAAATAACAGCAGCATTCAGGAACGGACAACGACGGCCCTCAAGGAGCCGAAGCTGCGGGTGGCGAGCATTTGTCAGCAGCACAAGGAGAGCACTCTAGCCTGCCTAGAACATCATCCGCTCGTTTACGGATTCGTCGAATCACTGAATCCAAAGATTGCGATCAATATGTGCCATCCGCGGGCACTGACCTACCGAAACACAGATTTTGCGAAGTGCAAAGTGGACCTGGCTGAGGTCCTATATGAAATATTCAATCATTCAATCTTTCACTGCGGCCTTCAGGcgaaaattgtgtggaaatCTAGAATGAGCACTGCCAGCACCAGCGAGCTGGGCTTTAACGATTCAGGGCACCGCACAGCGCGAGTTTTGCTGTGCAAAAAGAACATCAGTCAGGCGAGTTTGCTAATAAAGCTGCTGCTTCATGAGATGTGCCATGTGGCGGCCTTTGTGTTCAACGGTGAAATAGGACATGGCGACAACTGTCGGAAATG GGGCAACCAATCCAAACAACGGATACCGGACCTGGCATTGATCACGAATTGCGAGGCTAGATATAAATATTCCTGTCCGCTGTGCTCCCGATTCTCCTTCGGCCGCATGGAGTTTAAGAACGACTCGGAGCGTCTGCGGTGTCATTACTGCCAGTTTGCGGTAAAGGTGGAGCGTTGGAGCCGCACTGACCCATACAAATTGCCGGGACTGAATAAGTCGGAAACGGCATTCATGGCGTTTGTTCGTGAGAATTACCTACTGGTGGAGGATATGGAGAGCACGCACAGTTCCAAGATGCAGCTTCTTAATAGACAGTTTATGGATAAGAAGAATACCATAACTGTGCTTTAA
- the LOC117890822 gene encoding LOW QUALITY PROTEIN: protein lin-54 homolog (The sequence of the model RefSeq protein was modified relative to this genomic sequence to represent the inferred CDS: deleted 1 base in 1 codon) → MDTSCITIESLDDSTPLPELSFEDFMEPTQDETATQHHMEIDALDSDEDGASGEEHSISINESLNTPQFKRSVVTILEDKRLRTPGPAVLKSHAIKVVTAGAGAGPVAPVKPQITDIKILNNFKPVSSNTIKIGNTTVAPTSSPGGTAKGMPLNSVTMTQIKTPDGKILYLQKSMSAGAAAKQPVVTASTPTTSKAAVTVSSGGAVHHLVAPAGLQKAILSKAVNVGSTGLVKAAVPGKGGTSGSTPVTIKGITPLGAKGVPSSASSPTSAPAAKFQVVRSSDGKIIKINQASSSMIINSKATTGTTPGTGINAAASALKMSLTAGNAGLRKSIGQVVIKAAPPKQAQSDASNSATLTTTTTGTSSSSAPPGKMLVQSTGKQIVVSSKNIIKLSPKPGATSSITNTSVSQGSSPTKGIHAVQIPGKGGVVQYVRVLPNTKEAASSSSTSTSAKTNSTSKVTFVRSIMPANASTSSPTNASSAATKSQSVGNTNKIIMKTTGGSIVPLPSMQTLVSKRALGATNTRSPGSNSGNQESPRKHRLTDLNIQHLSAGDDASDSSEAGPETKKPRFVISVAQSSQQQPQHKQIVTRPSSIQRVTVQGANSNKIAPNSAKKVYNLVQSANGVKYMICNSGVPQSSTSAMRRGYTGYVDSKTRRPLSLAAQQHRMQIAPMQHATNLQALQAQAKQRIRQQQLQNQPSAVQPKASQAPVQPPPANANANANANPQSAKILPGKQLFEVLKSPPSDTPPAADALAGMTSRRKHCNCSKSQCLKLYCDCFANGEFCQDCTCKDCFNNLDYEVERERAIRSCLERNPSAFKPKITAPNSGDMRLHNKGCNCKRSGCLKNYCECYEAKIPCSNMCKCVGCRNMEDRPDMDMDSIDSLADGEESNKARDDKKSQDDSDRYLTDDVVEATIMCMISRIVMHEKQNTSIENTEREVMEELGESLNQIITFGKEKGDSNELVDSMDLVS, encoded by the exons ATGGATACCAGTTGCATTACGATTG AATCTTTGGACGACAGCACGCCATTACCCGAACTCAGTTTCGAAGACTTCATGGAGCCAACGCAAGACGAAACTGCCACACAGCACCACATGGAAATCGATGCACTCGATTCGGATGAAGATGGCGCCTCTGGAGAGGAGCACTCAATCTCCATAAATGAGTCTTTGAACACGCCGCAATTCAAAAGATCCGTTGTCACGATACTGGAGGACAAACGATTGCGGACGCCCGGACCCGCTGTTTTGAAATCGCACGCTATCAAAGTGGTTACAGcaggggcgggggcggggccaGTCGCTCCAGTCAAGCCACAAATAACGGATATAAAGATTCTAAACAATTTTAAGCCCGTTTCCAGCAATACCATAAAGATTGGCAACACAACTGTCGCACCAACATCGTCTCCGGGTGGAACAGCCAAAGGAATGCCATTAAACAGCGTGACCATGACACAGATCAAGACGCCGGATGGGAAAATTCTCTACCTTCAAAAGTCCATGTCAGCGGGAGCAGCTGCGAAGCAACCAGTTGTGACCGCCTCAACTCCTACCACGTCCAAGGCAGCAGTCACTGTGTCATCAGGAGGAGCTGTACATCATCTAGTCGCCCCAGCGGGTCTTCAA AAAGCAATCCTCTCCAAGGCCGTAAACGTGGGCAGCACTGGGCTGGTCAAGGCAGCCGTGCCAGGGAAAGGAGGTACCTCTGGCTCCACGCCCGTTACCATCAAGGGAATAACTCCACTGGGCGCAAAGGGTGTACCATCGTCCGCCAGTTCACCAACATCAGCTCCGGCAGCCAAATTTCAGGTGGTGCGGTCATCTGATGGCAAGATAATCAAGATAAATCAGGCCAGTTCGTCCATGATTATAAACTCCAAAGCAACCACGGGCACAACACCTGGAACTGGAATtaatgcagcagcatctgcccTTAAAATGTCTCTGACAGCTGGAAACGCGGGGCTCAGGAAGTCGATTGGCCAAGTGGTTATCAAGGCAGCTCCCCCCAAACAAGCGCAAAGCGATGCAAGCAACAGTGCCACGTTGACTACGACCACCACCGGCACAAGCAGCTCATCGGCCCCGCCTGGCAAGATGCTGGTGCAGAGTACAGGCAAGCAAATTGTGGTGTCCAGCAAGAACATCATAAAGCTGTCACCCAAGCCAGGGGCCACCAGTAGCATAACAAACACAAGCGTCTCCCAAGGCAGCTCCCCTACGAAGGGAATCCATGCTGTACAGATTCCCGGCAAGGGCGGTGTCGTCCAGTATGTACGCGTCCTTCCCAATACAAAGGAGGCGGCCAGTAGCAGCAGTACATCTACAAGCGCCAAGACCAATTCCACGTCGAAGGTGACCTTTGTGCGTTCCATCATGCCCGCGAATGCATCCACAAGCAGCCCAACTAacgcatcatcagcagcaactaAAAGTCAATCTGTGGGCAATACAAACAAGATTATAATGAAGACAACGGGTGGAAGCATTGTTCCGCTTCCCTCTATGCAAACGTTGGTTTCCAAG CGTGCGCTGGGCGCCACCAACACCAGATCGCCTGGCAGCAATAGCGGCAATCAGGAATCACCCCGAAAACATAGACTCACCGATCTCAACATCCAACACTTGTCAGCTGGGGACGATGCCAGCGATAGCAGCGAAGCTGGCCCAGAGACAAAGAAGCCACGTTTCGTAATATCAGTAGCGCAATCctctcagcagcagccgcagcacaaGCAGATAGTGACACGTCCTTCGTCCATACAGCGCGTGACGGTGCAGGGCGCCAACTCCAACAAAATAGCTCCCAATTCGGCAAAGAAAGTCTATAATTTGGTGCAGTCGGCCAATGGAGTCAAGTACATGATCTGCAATTCGGGTGTTCCCCAGTCATCGACCAGTGCCATGCGACGTGGATACACCGGCTATGTGGACAGCAAGACTCGACGTCCCCTTTCCTTAGCGGCTCAACAGCACCGCATGCAAATTGCACcaatgcaacatgcaacaaatttgcaagCATTGCAGGCCCAGGCAAAGCAGAGGatacgacagcagcagctgcaaaatcaACCATCAGCGGTACAGCCAAAGGCGTCACAGGCCCCAGTTCAGCCTCCTCCAGCTAATGctaatgccaatgccaatgccaatccTCAAAGCGCCAAGATATTGCCTGGGAAGCAGCTCTTCGAGGTACTAAAGTCTCCCCCATCCGACACGCCGCCTGCGGCTGACGCACTAGCGGGTATGACGTCGCGACGCAAGCATTGTAACTGCAGCAAGTCGCAGTGTTTGAAGCTCTATTGCGATTGTTTTGCCAATGGGGAGTTCTGCCAGGACTGCACCTGTAAGGACTGCTTCAATAATCTGGACTATGAAGTCGAGCGGGAGCGAGCCATACGCAGTTGCCTCGAGCGCAATCCCAGCGCATTCAA ACCTAAGATTACGGCCCCGAATTCGGGTGACATGCGGCTGCACAACAAGGGGTGCAACTGCAAACGGTCTGGCTGTCTGAAGAACTATTGCGAGTGCTACGAGGCAAAGATACCCTGCTCGAACATGTGCAAATGCGTGG GCTGTCGGAACATGGAAGATCGTCCCGATATGGACATGGACTCTATAGACAGTTTGGCGGATGGTGAAGAATCGAACAAGGCTAGGGACGACAAAAAGTCGCAGGATGATTCGGATCGGTATTTGACAGACGATGTGGTAGAGGCGACCATCATGTGCATGATTTCTCGTATTGTGATGCACGAGAAGCAGAACACTTCTATAGAGAATACCGAGCGTGAGGTGATGGAGGAGTTGGGCGAAAGCCTGAATCAGATTATTACCTTTGGCAAGGAGAAAGGCGATTCAAACGAGCTGGTAGACTCCATGGATTTAGTATCTTGA